The Verrucomicrobiia bacterium genome includes a window with the following:
- a CDS encoding DinB family protein, which translates to MKKILTQYGVCALVVALMVPLAGAQSQPAGLQAAFAKDAGTLSDKFTGLARVMSGKYDWKPAQGVRSVADVFNLIVKENGLLAGVLSGTPNTGASPAPITDPEKMQEALKASYLKLQKAIAALSENDLQAPVKLFGRDMTKQGALMLILEDQHEHLGQSIAYARSNGVVPPWSK; encoded by the coding sequence ATGAAGAAGATTCTGACTCAGTACGGGGTGTGCGCGCTTGTGGTCGCTCTGATGGTGCCGTTGGCGGGGGCGCAGTCGCAGCCGGCAGGATTGCAGGCCGCCTTCGCAAAAGATGCCGGAACGCTTTCGGACAAATTCACCGGACTCGCACGCGTTATGTCGGGCAAGTACGACTGGAAGCCCGCCCAGGGCGTTCGCTCCGTCGCCGACGTCTTCAACCTGATCGTTAAAGAGAACGGCCTGCTCGCCGGCGTGCTTTCGGGCACACCGAATACTGGGGCATCGCCCGCGCCCATCACCGATCCGGAGAAAATGCAGGAAGCTCTGAAGGCTTCTTACCTCAAATTGCAAAAAGCGATTGCGGCACTCTCCGAAAACGACCTGCAGGCGCCGGTGAAACTGTTCGGAAGAGACATGACGAAGCAGGGCGCGCTGATGCTAATTCTCGAAGATCAACACGAGCATCTGGGGCAGTCGATCGCGTACGCGCGCAGCAACGGCGTGGTTCCGCCGTGGTCTAAATAG